A stretch of the Streptomyces sp. NBC_00654 genome encodes the following:
- a CDS encoding MFS transporter — protein sequence MTAVPSAAATATGRRGPALVVLCFVQFMLVLDDNVVSVALPSIRDDLGFGTGGLAWVVNAYFLAFGGLLLLFGRMADLLGRRRVFLMGVALFGGASLLCGFAQEPWQLVAGRFVQGAGAAMASPSSLALIALLFPGDKERARALSIWGGIAALGASLGLVISGVLTGLTSWRWIFLINLPVALTALALLPRLVPESRAGRAVHLDVPGAVLGTGAVLSLVYGLLRAGDSGWGHLTAVGPLVLALVLAVAFAAVEARAAEPLVPLSFLSFRVRAVANGATLLFSAAFYAMAFLLMVHLQTTIGYGPLTAGLAYLPFGAGILTGMWLSARAVDRLGTRPALVVSFLISAVGLLLLSGITPEDGYVPGVLPGLLVTSLGCGLSLPALTVAALTGTTEDDAGLGSAVLSSVQQVGGAVGLAVLVSLSTRRSEALATENGPLHAATEGFSYALRIAAALLVVGAVLITAALRKSRSPASGRQSGPSG from the coding sequence ATGACTGCGGTGCCGAGCGCGGCGGCCACCGCCACCGGCCGCCGTGGACCGGCGCTGGTCGTGCTCTGCTTCGTTCAGTTCATGCTCGTTCTCGACGACAACGTGGTGAGCGTCGCGCTTCCCAGCATCCGGGACGACCTGGGCTTCGGCACCGGCGGCCTGGCATGGGTCGTCAACGCCTATTTCCTCGCCTTCGGCGGGCTGTTGCTGCTGTTCGGCCGTATGGCGGACCTGTTGGGCCGCAGACGTGTCTTCCTGATGGGTGTGGCGCTGTTCGGTGGAGCGAGTCTCCTCTGCGGGTTCGCACAGGAGCCCTGGCAGCTCGTGGCGGGCCGGTTCGTCCAGGGTGCGGGAGCGGCCATGGCGAGCCCGTCCTCGCTGGCGCTGATCGCGCTCCTGTTCCCGGGGGACAAGGAGCGCGCCAGGGCACTCAGCATCTGGGGCGGTATCGCGGCTCTGGGCGCCTCGCTGGGCCTGGTGATCTCCGGTGTGCTGACCGGGCTCACGTCCTGGCGCTGGATCTTCCTGATCAACCTGCCGGTGGCCCTCACCGCTCTGGCACTGCTCCCACGCCTGGTCCCGGAAAGCCGCGCCGGTCGCGCGGTACACCTCGACGTACCCGGTGCGGTACTGGGCACCGGAGCCGTACTGTCCCTGGTCTACGGCCTGCTCCGGGCCGGGGACTCGGGCTGGGGCCACCTGACCGCGGTCGGCCCCCTGGTTCTCGCCCTGGTACTGGCGGTCGCGTTCGCGGCGGTCGAGGCGCGCGCCGCCGAACCACTGGTGCCTCTGTCGTTCCTGTCCTTCCGCGTCCGCGCGGTCGCCAACGGGGCGACCCTGTTGTTCTCCGCCGCTTTCTACGCAATGGCCTTCCTGCTGATGGTGCATCTCCAGACCACCATCGGCTACGGCCCTCTCACGGCGGGACTCGCCTACCTGCCCTTCGGAGCCGGCATCCTCACCGGAATGTGGCTCTCCGCCCGCGCCGTGGACAGGCTCGGGACGCGCCCGGCTCTCGTCGTGTCGTTCCTGATCAGCGCGGTCGGACTGCTGTTGCTGTCCGGCATCACGCCGGAGGACGGTTACGTCCCGGGGGTACTGCCCGGCCTGCTCGTCACAAGCCTCGGCTGCGGCCTGAGCCTGCCCGCTCTGACCGTGGCCGCCCTCACCGGCACCACCGAGGACGACGCCGGCCTCGGCTCGGCCGTCCTGAGCTCGGTCCAACAGGTCGGTGGTGCGGTCGGGTTGGCAGTACTGGTCAGCCTGTCCACACGCCGCAGCGAGGCCCTGGCCACGGAGAACGGCCCCCTGCACGCCGCGACGGAAGGCTTCTCGTACGCGCTCAGGATCGCCGCCGCGCTCCTCGTGGTCGGCGCCGTACTCATCACCGCCGCGCTCAGGAAGAGCCGTTCCCCGGC